In Helianthus annuus cultivar XRQ/B chromosome 8, HanXRQr2.0-SUNRISE, whole genome shotgun sequence, a single genomic region encodes these proteins:
- the LOC110872583 gene encoding uncharacterized protein LOC110872583, translating into MKGKFGGKQPTGTPSLAWSTVVVVVSLLAGASVVHNIFKPDLTLPPIDGSSEAKMQQPAKE; encoded by the exons ATGAAGGGAAAATTCGGCGGTAAACAGCCGACGGGTACTCCGTCATTGGCATGGTCGACGGTGGTCGTCGTCGTTTCACTGCTGGCTGGTGCATCAGTCGTCCATAACATCTTCAAGCCTGATttg ACATTACCTCCAATTGATGGTTCAAGTGAAGCTAAGATGCAACAACCTGCTAAAGAATGA